From Brucella pseudogrignonensis, a single genomic window includes:
- a CDS encoding VOC family protein has product MAMSRRKILGSAGAAVMSSMLSARAETPSKENEMTETLNKVAGEQSAKAAPLPFAMTTPVRVARIGLKARDAETLAEYYRDVVGLREMTRRGASIVLGAGDRELMEIEQFSAAKADDPRSAGLYHTAFLLPTRGDLARWSRRAIDKQLPVAGASDHNVSEAIYLTDPEGNGIEIYSDRPHKTWQWNGDRVVMGTEALDVGDLLETGKREGGEWTGAPQNTVVGHVHLRVGNAKDAEDFWNKELGFNTVQTYGDKAVFLSTGGYHHHIGANAWQSSGAGLRDKDRTGLAWVEMEDTRGGNNHVFEDPWGNLINTIKKSV; this is encoded by the coding sequence ATGGCCATGAGCAGAAGAAAGATATTGGGTTCTGCAGGGGCTGCCGTGATGAGCAGTATGCTTTCCGCGCGCGCTGAGACGCCGTCGAAGGAGAATGAAATGACCGAGACATTAAACAAAGTTGCTGGCGAGCAGTCAGCCAAAGCTGCTCCTTTACCTTTTGCAATGACGACACCTGTCCGGGTGGCGCGCATTGGTTTGAAGGCGCGCGATGCGGAGACGCTGGCTGAGTATTATCGCGATGTGGTGGGCTTGCGCGAAATGACCCGCCGTGGCGCTTCGATTGTGCTTGGTGCTGGTGACCGTGAACTGATGGAAATCGAGCAGTTTTCAGCAGCTAAAGCAGATGATCCGCGCAGCGCTGGTCTTTATCACACGGCTTTCTTGCTACCGACGCGTGGCGATCTGGCGCGCTGGTCACGCCGCGCTATCGATAAGCAGCTGCCCGTCGCCGGTGCATCTGATCATAATGTTAGCGAAGCGATTTATCTGACCGATCCTGAAGGCAATGGCATCGAAATCTATTCTGATCGCCCACATAAGACATGGCAGTGGAATGGTGATCGCGTGGTCATGGGCACAGAAGCGCTTGATGTTGGCGATCTGCTCGAAACCGGAAAGCGCGAAGGTGGCGAGTGGACTGGCGCGCCGCAGAATACGGTAGTCGGCCATGTTCACTTGCGCGTTGGCAATGCCAAAGATGCGGAAGATTTCTGGAACAAGGAACTGGGCTTTAATACCGTGCAGACCTATGGCGATAAGGCTGTGTTCTTATCGACCGGCGGTTATCACCACCATATCGGTGCTAACGCGTGGCAGAGTTCAGGCGCTGGCTTGCGTGACAAGGACCGAACTGGCCTTGCATGGGTTGAAATGGAAGACACGCGTGGCGGTAATAACCACGTCTTTGAAGACCCATGGGGTAATTTGATCAATACGATCAAAAAGAGCGTCTAA
- the rpe gene encoding ribulose-phosphate 3-epimerase, producing the protein MRPIAIAPSILSADFARLGEEVDAVLEAGADWVHIDVMDGHFVPNITFGPQVVKAIRPRTQAFFDTHLMIAPCDLYLEAFADAGCDLITVHAEAGAHTHRSLQNIRALGKKSGLALNPATPVEALTNVIDDVDLVLIMTVNPGFGGQKFIAPMLDKIKRVREMIGDRPIDIEVDGGITPETAGLVVAAGANILVAGSAVYKGNSVESYAANIKAIREAAEAAR; encoded by the coding sequence ATGCGTCCTATCGCAATCGCCCCATCCATTCTGTCCGCAGACTTTGCGCGTCTGGGTGAAGAAGTCGATGCCGTGCTCGAAGCCGGTGCTGACTGGGTTCATATCGACGTTATGGACGGCCATTTCGTGCCAAACATCACGTTTGGCCCGCAGGTCGTCAAAGCAATTCGTCCACGCACTCAGGCTTTCTTTGACACCCATCTGATGATTGCCCCATGCGATCTGTATCTGGAAGCTTTCGCCGATGCAGGCTGTGACCTGATAACGGTTCATGCAGAAGCTGGCGCACACACGCACCGTTCGCTGCAGAACATTCGCGCACTCGGCAAAAAATCCGGTCTGGCACTTAACCCGGCGACACCTGTTGAAGCACTGACCAACGTCATTGATGATGTTGATCTCGTGCTCATCATGACAGTCAATCCGGGCTTTGGTGGCCAGAAATTCATCGCACCTATGCTTGATAAGATCAAACGCGTGCGCGAGATGATTGGCGACCGCCCGATTGACATTGAAGTGGATGGTGGCATTACGCCAGAAACTGCAGGTCTCGTTGTCGCCGCCGGTGCCAATATTCTCGTTGCGGGTTCTGCTGTTTACAAAGGCAACTCTGTTGAGAGCTATGCCGCCAACATCAAAGCTATTCGCGAAGCAGCAGAAGCTGCGCGATAA
- a CDS encoding lipid A biosynthesis lauroyl acyltransferase translates to MFKFKLLLFKWSRKLKQFNYWLWAQAVFVTLALLRLLPAKSAIRFSAWFARKVGPLTPRHKVATNNLRHAYPEKSDAEIEAIAIEMWDSMARLFAEYIFLDAIFDFDPHATEPGLIEVDGIPIFERLRDETKPHIFFTAHTGNFELLPICAGTFGLDVTALFRPPNNPYIAKTVLKARKTNMGHLVPSKAGAAWSLARVLDNGGNVGMLVDQKFQRGVPSTFFDRPVKTNPLLAKLARQYDCDVYPARCIRLPGGRYRLELKERMELPRDEKGEIDIAATAQLLNDTVEEWVREYPGQWMWFHKRWG, encoded by the coding sequence ATGTTCAAGTTCAAGCTTCTTCTCTTCAAATGGTCGCGTAAGCTCAAGCAGTTCAACTATTGGCTTTGGGCGCAGGCTGTGTTCGTGACGCTGGCGCTGTTGCGTCTGCTGCCAGCCAAAAGCGCGATCCGATTTTCGGCATGGTTTGCGCGCAAGGTCGGGCCACTTACTCCACGGCACAAAGTTGCAACCAACAATCTGCGTCATGCCTATCCAGAGAAGAGCGACGCCGAAATTGAAGCAATCGCCATAGAGATGTGGGATTCGATGGCGCGTCTTTTCGCGGAATATATTTTCCTTGATGCGATCTTCGATTTCGATCCCCACGCGACGGAACCGGGCCTGATCGAAGTTGACGGCATTCCGATTTTCGAGCGCTTGCGTGATGAAACAAAGCCGCATATCTTCTTCACTGCACATACTGGAAATTTCGAGCTTCTGCCGATTTGTGCCGGTACGTTTGGCCTTGATGTAACTGCCCTCTTCCGCCCGCCGAACAATCCCTATATTGCGAAAACCGTTCTCAAAGCGCGCAAGACCAATATGGGTCACCTGGTGCCTTCCAAGGCCGGAGCTGCATGGTCGCTGGCACGCGTTCTGGATAATGGTGGCAATGTTGGCATGCTGGTCGATCAGAAGTTCCAGCGCGGCGTGCCTTCAACCTTCTTTGATCGTCCGGTAAAGACCAATCCTCTGCTCGCCAAGCTTGCGCGTCAGTATGATTGCGATGTTTATCCGGCGCGCTGCATTCGCCTTCCCGGTGGTCGCTATCGGCTTGAGCTGAAAGAGCGCATGGAACTGCCGCGCGACGAAAAAGGCGAGATCGACATTGCCGCAACCGCGCAGCTTCTCAACGACACCGTTGAGGAATGGGTGCGCGAATATCCGGGCCAGTGGATGTGGTTCCACAAGCGCTGGGGTTAA
- a CDS encoding HpcH/HpaI aldolase/citrate lyase family protein translates to MSMSLSSRLRAGETVLSAWSSLPEPLTVEVLAHSAFDAVTLDMQHGGHDEQSVLRSLGLILNAGKPPVVRIPVGRFDMASRALDFGAQAVIAPMINSVEDARKFSASMKYPPIGERSWGVFRANADYGTPGSNDYLVTANQETLAFAMIETRDAYDALDAILDVRGIDGVFVGPADFSIAWSNGREANPDSDAIIEPITKIARKAAAAGKFAGIYSPTAEFARRYMPLGFQFLTLASDGGYMRLGAKTLVDAIRA, encoded by the coding sequence ATAAGCATGTCATTGTCTTCGCGTCTTCGTGCCGGAGAAACTGTTCTATCGGCATGGTCGTCATTGCCGGAACCACTTACTGTAGAAGTGTTGGCGCATAGCGCTTTTGACGCGGTAACGCTTGATATGCAGCATGGCGGGCATGATGAGCAAAGTGTGCTGCGCAGCCTTGGGCTTATCCTGAATGCGGGCAAACCACCAGTGGTTCGCATTCCTGTCGGACGCTTCGATATGGCGAGCCGGGCACTCGATTTTGGCGCACAGGCAGTCATTGCTCCCATGATCAATTCGGTCGAAGATGCGCGTAAATTTTCCGCTTCAATGAAGTATCCGCCGATTGGCGAGCGTTCATGGGGCGTTTTCCGCGCCAATGCCGATTACGGCACGCCTGGCTCAAACGATTATCTCGTTACCGCAAATCAGGAAACGCTGGCTTTCGCGATGATTGAAACACGCGATGCCTATGATGCGCTGGATGCGATTCTCGATGTCCGCGGCATTGATGGCGTTTTTGTTGGCCCTGCGGATTTCTCGATTGCATGGAGCAACGGCCGCGAAGCCAACCCGGATTCAGACGCCATCATTGAGCCGATCACCAAGATTGCACGCAAGGCAGCTGCCGCAGGTAAATTCGCTGGAATCTACTCGCCGACAGCAGAATTTGCACGCCGCTACATGCCGCTCGGCTTTCAGTTTTTAACTCTCGCTAGTGACGGCGGCTATATGCGCCTTGGTGCCAAAACGCTCGTTGATGCAATTCGCGCTTAA
- a CDS encoding alpha/beta hydrolase: MKVKDSDILIIPGYTNSGPDHWQTRWESKLSTARRVEQAEWSKPVKDDWVAELVKAANEATKPIVLVAHSLGVATALHAIPHIQHKVAGAFFVAPPDVSNDKIRPKHLMTFGPYPRERLPFPTIAVVSRNDPFSSFEAAEEVVKDWGALLIDAGDAGHINSESGHGPWPEGSMVFAEFMTKLEPPKSH, from the coding sequence ATGAAAGTCAAAGATTCCGATATTCTCATCATTCCCGGTTACACCAATTCCGGCCCTGATCACTGGCAGACCCGCTGGGAGAGCAAGCTCTCGACGGCGCGACGTGTTGAACAGGCCGAATGGTCGAAGCCCGTCAAAGACGATTGGGTAGCGGAGCTGGTTAAAGCCGCTAATGAAGCGACAAAGCCAATCGTGCTTGTTGCGCATTCGCTTGGCGTTGCAACGGCACTCCATGCCATTCCGCACATTCAGCATAAGGTTGCGGGTGCATTCTTTGTTGCCCCGCCTGACGTCTCGAATGACAAAATCAGACCCAAGCACCTGATGACATTTGGCCCTTATCCGCGCGAACGTCTGCCGTTTCCAACCATTGCCGTTGTCAGTCGCAACGATCCGTTCTCAAGCTTTGAGGCCGCAGAAGAAGTGGTGAAGGATTGGGGGGCATTGCTGATTGATGCTGGTGATGCGGGGCATATCAACTCAGAATCAGGTCATGGGCCGTGGCCAGAAGGTTCTATGGTATTTGCTGAGTTTATGACTAAACTTGAACCGCCGAAATCACATTAA
- a CDS encoding zinc-binding dehydrogenase: protein MRALQLLDDRRLEMTDIAPPATPGNGEVTVRIKAVALNHIDVWGWRGMAFAKRKMPLVIGAEASGVVDAIGPGVSNVLPGQLVSIYGARTCGLCKACREGRDNLCEHVGGVHGFHLDGFACEAVNLPARLLVPAPPGVDAIGAAVAPVTFGTVEHMLFDNAKLQPGETVLVQAGGSGIGTAAIQLAKKMGCTVITTVGSDDKIEKAKALGADHVINYRVDRFEGVVRKLTKKKGVDVVFEHVGADTWAGSMLCMKRGARLVTCGSTSGVSTNMNLMQLFQQQLKILGSFGCRMENMADAMQKMAQGVVHPVIDTIVGFDDIGTALKRMEGRDVFGKIVLQID from the coding sequence ATGCGCGCCTTGCAACTTCTCGACGATCGTCGTCTCGAAATGACCGACATTGCTCCGCCAGCTACTCCCGGCAATGGCGAAGTGACAGTCCGGATCAAGGCCGTTGCACTCAACCATATCGACGTATGGGGCTGGCGCGGCATGGCATTTGCCAAGCGCAAAATGCCACTGGTGATCGGTGCGGAAGCTTCTGGCGTTGTCGATGCAATCGGCCCGGGCGTATCCAATGTTCTGCCGGGTCAGCTTGTTTCGATCTATGGTGCTCGCACCTGTGGTCTCTGCAAAGCCTGCCGTGAAGGTCGCGATAATCTCTGTGAACACGTCGGCGGCGTTCATGGCTTCCATCTTGATGGCTTTGCGTGTGAGGCTGTCAATCTGCCAGCTCGCTTGCTGGTTCCAGCACCTCCCGGCGTTGACGCAATTGGTGCAGCGGTTGCTCCTGTTACTTTTGGTACAGTCGAGCATATGCTGTTTGACAATGCGAAACTTCAGCCGGGCGAAACTGTTCTGGTTCAAGCCGGTGGTTCGGGTATCGGTACGGCCGCTATCCAGCTTGCCAAGAAAATGGGCTGCACGGTCATCACCACGGTTGGTTCTGACGACAAGATCGAAAAGGCCAAGGCACTCGGTGCCGATCATGTCATCAACTATCGTGTTGACCGCTTTGAAGGTGTTGTGCGTAAACTCACCAAGAAGAAGGGCGTTGACGTTGTGTTTGAGCATGTTGGCGCCGACACATGGGCCGGCTCGATGCTTTGCATGAAGCGCGGCGCGCGTCTCGTCACCTGTGGTTCGACTTCGGGTGTTTCAACCAACATGAACCTGATGCAGCTTTTCCAGCAGCAGCTTAAAATCCTCGGCTCTTTTGGTTGCCGCATGGAAAACATGGCTGACGCGATGCAGAAAATGGCGCAGGGCGTTGTTCATCCGGTCATCGATACTATCGTGGGCTTTGATGACATCGGCACTGCCTTGAAGCGCATGGAAGGCCGCGACGTGTTCGGTAAGATCGTGTTGCAGATCGACTAA
- the purB gene encoding adenylosuccinate lyase, which produces MIPRYSRPEMVAIWSPETKFRIWFEIEAYACEALAELGVIPKEAAKTIWEKGDAAKFDVARIDEIEAVTKHDVIAFLTHLAEFIGPDSRFVHQGMTSSDVLDTTLNVQLVRAADLLLAGLDRVLAALKTRAFEHKDTVRIGRSHGIHAEPTTMGLTFARFYAEMLRNRARLIAARAEIATGAVSGAVGTFANIDPRVEEYVCEKLGLEAEPVSTQVIPRDRHAMFFATLGVIASSIENVAIEIRHMQRTEVLEAEEFFSPGQKGSSAMPHKRNPVLTENLTGLARLVRMSVVPAMENVALWHERDISHSSVERAIGPDTTITLDFALNRLAGVVEKLVIYPENMLKNMNKFRGLVHSQRVLLALTQAGVSREDSYRLVQRNAMKVWEQGADFLEELLADQEVRAALSEEQIREKFDLGYHTKHVDTIFKRVFG; this is translated from the coding sequence ATGATCCCGCGCTATTCCCGACCAGAAATGGTCGCCATCTGGTCTCCCGAAACCAAATTCCGCATCTGGTTTGAAATTGAGGCCTATGCATGTGAGGCGCTTGCCGAACTCGGCGTCATTCCAAAGGAAGCCGCAAAGACCATTTGGGAAAAGGGTGACGCTGCGAAATTCGACGTCGCGCGCATCGATGAAATCGAAGCTGTTACCAAGCATGACGTTATCGCGTTCCTGACCCATCTTGCCGAATTTATCGGCCCTGACAGCCGTTTCGTGCATCAGGGCATGACCTCGTCGGATGTGCTTGATACCACGCTCAATGTGCAGCTCGTTCGCGCCGCTGATCTGCTTCTTGCTGGTTTGGACCGCGTGCTTGCAGCGCTCAAAACACGTGCATTTGAACACAAGGACACAGTTCGCATTGGCCGCAGTCATGGCATCCATGCTGAACCAACCACAATGGGCCTGACCTTTGCGCGTTTCTACGCCGAAATGCTACGCAACCGCGCGCGTCTCATCGCAGCACGTGCAGAAATCGCAACCGGTGCCGTATCCGGTGCTGTTGGCACGTTCGCCAATATCGACCCACGCGTTGAAGAATATGTCTGCGAAAAGCTTGGTCTGGAAGCAGAGCCAGTTTCAACGCAGGTCATCCCGCGCGACCGCCATGCCATGTTCTTTGCGACGCTCGGCGTTATCGCTTCGTCGATTGAAAATGTTGCAATCGAAATCCGTCACATGCAGCGCACAGAAGTTCTGGAAGCAGAAGAATTCTTCTCGCCAGGACAGAAGGGTTCTTCGGCAATGCCACACAAGCGCAACCCTGTTTTGACCGAAAACCTGACCGGCCTCGCCCGTCTGGTTCGTATGTCGGTTGTGCCTGCAATGGAAAACGTCGCTCTCTGGCATGAACGCGACATTTCGCATTCAAGCGTTGAGCGCGCAATTGGACCAGACACCACCATCACACTCGACTTCGCGCTGAACCGTCTGGCTGGCGTTGTCGAAAAGCTGGTTATTTACCCGGAAAATATGCTCAAGAACATGAACAAGTTCCGTGGTCTGGTGCATTCGCAGCGCGTTCTGCTGGCGCTTACACAGGCTGGTGTTTCGCGTGAAGATTCCTACCGCCTCGTGCAGCGCAATGCGATGAAGGTCTGGGAACAGGGTGCAGACTTCCTCGAAGAACTGCTGGCTGATCAGGAAGTGCGTGCTGCGCTTTCAGAAGAGCAGATCCGCGAGAAGTTCGACCTCGGCTATCACACGAAGCATGTGGATACGATTTTCAAGCGCGTCTTCGGTTGA